In Zingiber officinale cultivar Zhangliang chromosome 1A, Zo_v1.1, whole genome shotgun sequence, a genomic segment contains:
- the LOC122033337 gene encoding transcription factor ILI5-like, producing the protein MSSRRNRVVSEEEINELISKLQSLLPETRRRGAGRASAAKLLKETCNYIRSLNREVDDLSDRLSALMETVDTNSAEAEIIRSLLRS; encoded by the exons ATGTCGAGCAGGAGAAACAGAGTAGTCTCAGAGGAGGAGATTAATGAGCTCATCTCCAAGCTTCAATCTCTCCTCCCGGAGACCCGCCGACGAGGCGCCGGCCGG GCGTCGGCAGCCAAGTTACTCAAGGAGACCTGCAACTACATCCGGAGCCTGAACAGGGAGGTGGACGACCTCAGCGACCGACTCTCCGCGCTCATGGAGACCGTCGACACCAACAGCGCCGAGGCTGAGATCATCCGGAGCCTGCTCCGTTCCTGA
- the LOC122033363 gene encoding aquaporin NIP2-2-like — protein sequence MASHNPNEIHDISVVTSQTPISTPPHKHLLPPFLARKVVSEMIATFLLVFVTCGAAALSGSNPRLVSQLGASVTGGLIVTVMIYAVGHISGAHMNPAVTLAFAVSRHFPWIQVPFYMVAQISGAMIASFVLRELLHPITNLGTTTPSDTASKALVMEIVVTFCMMFVTSAVATDTKAIGELAGLAVGSSVCITSILAGPVSGGSMNPARTLGPAVASRKYDSIWVYIIGPVLGTLMGSMTYNFIRLNEKPSSAQIDGSSSHKHRLPSLKLRRLQSQEMANNNYCDNI from the exons ATGGCTTCCCACAACCCTAATGAGATCCATGACATCTCTGTGGTCACCTCTCAAACCCCCATCAGTACTCCTCCCCACAAACACCTTCTCCCTCCCTTCCTTGCAAGAAAG GTGGTTTCTGAGATGATTGCCACTTTCTTACTGGTGTTTGTCACCTGTGGCGCTGCTGCCCTCAGCGGCAGCAACCCACGCCTGGTCTCCCAGCTCGGGGCCTCGGTCACCGGCGGACTGATCGTAACCGTCATGATCTACGCCGTCGGACACATCTCCGGCGCTCACATGAACCCTGCCGTCACCTTGGCCTTCGCCGTCTCCAGGCATTTCCCATGGATACAA GTTCCCTTCTACATGGTCGCGCAAATCTCCGGTGCGATGATTGCATCCTTCGTCCTCCGAGAGTTGTTGCACCCGataacgaatttggggacgacaACGCCAAGCGATACGGCATCAAAGGCCTTGGTTATGGAAATTGTTGTGACCTTTTGTATGATGTTTGTGACTTCGGCGGTAGCAACCGATACCAAAGCT ATTGGAGAGTTGGCCGGTTTAGCCGTCGGTTCTTCAGTGTGCATAACATCCATTTTAGCTGG GCCGGTCTCAGGCGGTTCGATGAACCCAGCACGGACGCTCGGACCAGCAGTGGCGAGCAGGAAGTACGACTCGATTTGGGTTTACATAATTGGGCCGGTCTTGGGTACCTTAATGGGCTCTATGACCTATAACTTCATAAGGCTGAATGAGAAGCCCAGCTCGGCCCAAATCGACGGCAGCAGCTCGCACAAACACAGACTGCCCTCCTTGAAGCTTCGCAGGCTGCAGAGCCAGGAAATGGCCAACAATAATTACTGCGATAATATTTAA
- the LOC122009881 gene encoding GDSL esterase/lipase At1g74460-like: MEGRKFKLSNFAIVLALVFGVANRQCSCAVVQFIFGDSLSDVGNNEYLTKSLARAALPWYGIDLGSGMPNGRFTNGRTVADIIGDKLGLPRPPAFLDPSLDEDTILTSGVNYASGGGGILNETSSHFIQRFSLYKQIELFQGTQELIRRKIGTEAADHFFNRSRYVVALGSNDFINNYFIPFYADSRNYNDNTFIDYLMTTLEAQLKLLHSLGARQLTFFGLGPMGCIPLQRFMTSTGSCQESTNKLAQNFNKASANLLDDLSNSLPNATFKFGDAYDAFQSLIDRPYLYGFNNSHAPCCTLGRIRPTLTCTPLSTLCRDRSEYVFWDEYHPTDQANEIIANEIIKKLDMKPINDTTTSP; encoded by the exons ATGGAGGGAAGGAAATTCAAGTTGTCCAATTTCGCCATTGTTTTGGCGCTTGTTTTCGGAGTCGCAAATCGACAATGCTCCTGCGCAGTCGTGCAGTTCATCTTCGGAGACTCCTTGTCAGATGTGGGCAACAATGAGTACCTCACCAAGAGCTTGGCCCGGGCAGCCTTGCCATGGTATGGGATCGACTTGGGAAGTGGAATGCCAAACGGACGGTTCACCAATGGAAGAACGGTCGCCGATATCATCG GTGATAAGCTGGGACTTCCTCGACCTCCGGCCTTCCTCGACCCATCGTTGGATGAGGACACGATACTGACCAGCGGCGTGAATTATGCATCAGGAGGTGGTGGAATCTTGAATGAGACATCATCACATTTT ATACAAAGGTTTTCGCTCTACAAGCAGATCGAGCTATTTCAAGGGACGCAGGAGTTGATAAGGCGAAAGATCGGTACCGAGGCGGCCGATCATTTCTTCAACCGATCGCGCTATGTGGTGGCGCTGGGAAGCAACGACTTCATCAACAACTACTTCATCCCGTTCTACGCAGACTCGCGGAATTACAACGACAACACCTTCATCGACTATCTCATGACTACACTTGAGGCTCAACTCAAG CTTTTGCATTCGTTGGGTGCTCGACAACTGACCTTCTTTGGGCTCGGGCCGATGGGTTGCATCCCTTTACAACGGTTCATGACATCCACCGGAAGTTGTCAAGAGTCGACCAACAAGCTCGCACAAAATTTCAACAAAGCGTCTGCCAATCTCTTGGACGATTTGTCCAACAGTCTCCCTAATGCCACTTTTAAGTTTGGGGACGCCTACGATGCCTTCCAGAGCCTGATCGATCGACCCTACTTATACG GGTTTAACAACTCGCACGCACCGTGTTGTACGCTGGGCCGGATCCGACCGACATTGACTTGCACGCCCTTGTCGACCCTGTGCAGAGATCGAAGCGAGTACGTGTTCTGGGACGAGTACCATCCGACTGATCAAGCCAACGAGATCATCGCCAACGAGATCATCAAGAAACTGGATATGAAGCCCATTAACGACACCACCACCAGTCCTTAA
- the LOC122033355 gene encoding putative NAC domain-containing protein 94 produces the protein MTVAMDERRSSAAVDEVETKGSSSDEVILPGFRFHPTDEELVSFYLKRKVQQKPLSIELIRQLDIYKYDPWDLPKLATTGEKEWYFYCPRDRKYRNSTRPNRVTGAGFWKATGTDRPIYSSDQNKCIGLKKSLVFYRGRAAKGVKTDWMMHEFRLPATSSLVSLHHHHSPTSLFKVSCTSLDHKNHILPNDSWAICRIFKKTNSVAQRAVSHSNWVSSEAMTTTPPEFHRLLPLPNSTHGHHHAVVPFVSDHIMTQPPTPSHLISCTNVHNAMINPHHLPPLDNAPSFKPCPSSTSFSFFSPLIDNMQVNVQPPVAAAAAKCTAMDVTSMLLDLGNSVDFGLQNNNSDQYHLQPLEASSSGLSFALPPMFNSEEWKPLSLPCSNNNNRSSNSSSAYI, from the exons ATGACGGTGGCGATGGATGAGAGAAGAAGTAGTGCTGCTGTGGATGAGGTGGAGACGAAGGGGTCGTCGTCGGACGAGGTGATTCTGCCGGGGTTTAGGTTCCACCCGACCGACGAGGAGCTCGTGAGCTTCTACTTGAAGAGGAAGGTGCAGCAGAAGCCTCTCTCCATCGAGCTCATCAGGCAGCTCGACATCTACAAGTATGATCCATGGGATCTTCCAA AGCTTGCAACAACCGGAGAGAAAGAATGGTACTTCTACTGCCCGAGAGATAGAAAGTACAGGAACAGCACAAGGCCAAACAGAGTGACTGGGGCTGGATTTTGGAAGGCCACAGGCACAGATAGACCCATCTACTCCTCTGACCAAAACAAGTGCATCGGCCTCAAGAAGTCCCTCGTCTTCTACAGAGGTCGGGCCGCCAAAGGCGTCAAGACTGACTGGATGATGCATGAGTTCAGACTCCCAGCTACTTCCTCTCTAGTCTCTCTTCATCACCATCACTCGCCCACCTCCCTCTTCAAGGTCTCTTGTACCTCTCTCGATCATAAGAACCATATCCTCCCAAAT GATTCATGGGCCATCTGTAGGATCTTCAAGAAGACCAACTCGGTGGCGCAGAGAGCTGTCTCCCACTCCAACTGGGTCTCCTCTGAAGCAATGACGACGACTCCGCCGGAATTCCACCGCCTCCTACCCCTTCCAAACTCCACCCACGGCCATCACCACGCTGTCGTCCCCTTCGTCTCCGACCACATCATGACCCAGCCTCCAACACCCTCACACTTGATCAGTTGCACCAACGTCCACAATGCCATGATCAATCCTCATCACCTCCCTCCGTTAGATAACGCGCCCAGCTTCAAGCCATGCCCCAGCAGtacaagcttctccttcttctctccgCTCATCGACAACATGCAGGTCAACGTGCAGCCTCCGGTTGCTGCTGCCGCTGCTAAATGCACGGCCATGGATGTGACCTCGATGCTGCTCGACTTGGGCAACAGCGTAGACTTTGGGCTGCAGAACAACAATAGTGATCAGTATCATCTGCAGCCATTGGAGGCTTCCAGTAGCGGGCTCAGCTTCGCCTTGCCTCCAATGTTTAACAGCGAGGAGTGGAAGCCATTAAGCTTGCCTTGCAGTAACAATAACAACAGAAGCAGTAATAGCTCTTCAGCTTATATTTAG